Below is a window of Desulfurellaceae bacterium DNA.
GGCGCACTTGTCCGGTCCGCCGGCGATGCCGACCACACGGCAGCCCTTGATTCTGGCGATCTGGCCGGCAATAGAGCCGGTGGCGCCGGCCGCCCCGGACACGACACACATCTCGCCGCCCTTGGGCTGGCCAAGATCGAGCAGCCCGAAATAGGCGGTCAGGCCGGTGATGCCCAGCACGCCCAGGGGTGCGGTCAGCGAGGCGCTGGCCGGAATCTTCGAGGCCGGCATCAGGCCGCCTTTACCGGTAGTGACGGCGTACTCCTGCCAGCCGAATCCGCCCTGCACGCAGTCTCCGGGCTGATAGTCGGGGTGTTTGGAGGCGACCACCTGTCCGGTGGCGACGGCCCGCATGACCTCACCAATCTGGATCGGCGGAATATAACTCGGCCGGTCGTCCATCCAGCCCCGCATAGCCGGTTCAAAGGCGATATAACAGTTGCGGACCAGGAACTGGCCGTCTTCGAGTTCTGGCACGGGCGCTTCGTGATACTGAAAATTCGACTCGGTGACCATGCCCTGGGGGCGGGAGGCCAACAGCCACTGGCGGTTCATGTCTGCCATACACATTCTCCTTACT
It encodes the following:
- a CDS encoding NADP-dependent oxidoreductase, with translation MADMNRQWLLASRPQGMVTESNFQYHEAPVPELEDGQFLVRNCYIAFEPAMRGWMDDRPSYIPPIQIGEVMRAVATGQVVASKHPDYQPGDCVQGGFGWQEYAVTTGKGGLMPASKIPASASLTAPLGVLGITGLTAYFGLLDLGQPKGGEMCVVSGAAGATGSIAGQIARIKGCRVVGIAGGPDKCAWLTDAARFDAAIDYKSEDVAARLRELCPDGIHIFFDNVGGEILDAVLAQIAMKARIVLCGGISRYNDAELQPGPKNYFNLILQRARMEGFILVDYYRRFAEGVQELSGWLDSGQLVHQEDIQEGFANAPRTFLRLFEGKNLGKQLLKIADVQ